Proteins found in one Plectropomus leopardus isolate mb chromosome 9, YSFRI_Pleo_2.0, whole genome shotgun sequence genomic segment:
- the flrt1b gene encoding leucine-rich repeat transmembrane protein FLRT1 — MAAESLAELRDWLFLLLLCLTLLAEVLELAAAAIAMETGEGDEGIVCPSVCRCDEGFVYCNDRGLSIIPPLPLMAAILYLQSNRLSNAGLPPSLERSTSIRVIYLYANQLDEFPIHLPPSLRELHLQDNNIRTLPRSALAKLPLLERLHLDDNSISTVSIQERAFSGTPRLRLLFLSRNHLSSIPAGLPASLEELRLDDNRISTIPTHAFRGLSSLRRLVLDGNLLANTRIADDTFSRLSNLTELSLVRNALQSPPVYLPSAHLVRLHLQDNGMTHIPRGALDGMRRLQRLDLSGNNLTTLPRGLLKDTESLELLLLRGNPWYCGCNLRWLHAWLHSRGAGVTVRGLTCQGPEPVRGQALRDLTSLMEQCEGPPAGPSTGIGVNPAEKDGGGEDGVGGEQAVASVPHGSTTTSSLLVPTQGSLFTLRAKRPGLVMPLPPGEGGQVSGEALELTVKPLSSDSVLVSWLCPQPAPSFRLSWLRLGSSAALGSITETLVPGERRQYLLTQLTPRSHYLICLLPLRQETSFGGSSMGSSRVSSMDTDTKDSAPACAQIETGDALISAGGDRSDKEGQDSELTALPLAGIIGGATALVSLLLIFGIFCWYGQRAGYVSGDSGSYNRGRGGKHYDDYVESGTKKDTSILEIRAPPAGFQMTAMAHQPLQPKLEDVTYIHTIFPSSSSSSQANGTYRSSHGAGSLNGTILSQSSHHHVTYGTNRGYREGGIPDIDYAYT; from the coding sequence ATGGCAGCTGAGAGTCTTGCTGAGCTCCGCGATTGGCTCTTTCTGCTCCTCCTGTGCCTCACCTTATTGGCTGAGGTGCTAGAACTAGCGGCAGCGGCAATTGCCATGGAGACGGGCGAGGGAGATGAGGGCATTGTTTGTCCCTCAGTGTGCCGCTGTGATGAGGGTTTTGTCTACTGCAACGACCGTGGCCTCAGCATAATTCCTCCACTACCATTAATGGCTGCCATCCTCTACTTGCAGAGCAACCGGCTGAGTAACGCCGGCCTGCCGCCCTCACTGGAACGCAGCACTTCCATACGAGTGATTTACCTGTACGCCAACCAGTTGGATGAATTCCCTATACACCTCCCGCCTTCGCTACGGGAGCTCCATTTGCAGGATAATAATATACGAACGTTACCGAGATCAGCACTAGCCAAGTTACCATTACTAGAACGTTTGCACCTGGATGATAACTCTATATCCACAGTTAGCATCCAGGAGCGAGCTTTTTCTGGGACTCCACGGCTTCGACTGCTGTTTCTGTCACGGAACCATCTGTCGAGTATCCCTGCTGGCTTGCCAGCATCCTTGGAAGAGTTGCGACTAGATGACAACAGGATCAGCACCATCCCCACACATGCCTTCCGCGGGCTCTCCTCCCTGCGACGCCTGGTCCTGGATGGGAACTTGTTGGCTAACACACGCATTGCAGATGACACCTTCTCCCGTCTCTCCAACCTGACGGAGCTTTCGCTGGTCAGGAATGCCCTGCAGTCACCGCCAGTTTATCTACCGTCAGCTCACCTTGTGCGACTCCATTTGCAAGACAACGGGATGACTCATATACCACGTGGGGCGCTGGACGGGATGCGGCGGCTCCAGAGGCTGGACCTGTCAGGAAACAATCTGACCACTCTCCCACGAGGACTTCTAAAGGACACAGAAAGCCTGGAGCTGCTACTGCTGCGAGGGAACCCCTGGTACTGTGGCTGCAACCTTCGCTGGCTCCACGCGTGGCTGCACAGCCGTGGGGCAGGGGTGACCGTCAGGGGTCTGACCTGTCAGGGGCCTGAGCCTGTAAGGGGACAGGCCCTGAGAGACCTAACCTCCCTGATGGAGCAGTGTGAAGGCCCTCCTGCAGGTCCCAGTACTGGCATAGGGGTGAACCCAGCAGAAAaagatggaggaggtgaagatGGTGTTGGAGGGGAGCAAGCAGTGGCTTCAGTCCCCCACGGCAGCACAACCACTTCCTCTCTGCTGGTCCCCACACAAGGTTCCCTCTTCACTCTGCGAGCCAAGCGGCCGGGCCTTGTTATGCCTCTGCCTCCTGGTGAAGGTGGACAAGTATCTGGAGAGGCTCTGGAGCTGACTGTAAAACCTCTCTCTTCGGACAGTGTACTGGTGAGCTGGCTGTGCCCGCAGCCGGCACCCTCCTTCCGCCTGTCGTGGCTGCGGCTGGGCAGCAGTGCAGCTCTTGGTTCCATAACAGAGACTCTGGTACCTGGAGAGAGGAGGCAGTACCTCCTCACCCAGCTCACCCCTCGCTCCCATTACCTCATCTGCTTGCTGCCACTACGACAGGAAACTTCGTTTGGGGGTTCCAGCATGGGATCATCTCGAGTTAGCAGCATGGACACGGACACTAAAGACTCGGCCCCAGCCTGCGCTCAGATAGAGACCGGAGACGCTCTGATCAGCGCAGGAGGGGACAGGTCAGATAAAGAGGGACAGGACTCAGAACTAACAGCCCTGCCACTGGCTGGGATCATAGGGGGTGCCACCGCATTAGTAAGCCTGCTTTTAATCTTTGGCATCTTCTGCTGGTACGGACAGAGAGCAGGGTACGTATCTGGGGACTCGGGCTCGTACAACAGGGGCCGGGGTGGGAAACATTACGATGACTATGTAGAGTCAGGCACCAAGAAAGACACTTCCATCTTAGAGATCAGGGCCCCTCCTGCAGGGTTTCAGATGACAGCTATGGCTCATCAGCCCCTGCAGCCTAAGCTGGAGGATGTCACCTACATCCACACcattttcccctcctcctcctcttcctcccaaGCTAACGGGACCTACCGGAGCAGTCACGGAGCAGGCAGCCTCAACGGCACCATCCTCAGCCAATCCAGCCACCATCACGTTACTTATGGTACCAATCGTGGCTACAGAGAGGGTGGCATTCCCGACATAGATTATGCCTACACGTGA